The uncultured Desulfatiglans sp. DNA window TCGCCATGACCGCGTGGTCGGCGACGATCCTCGCCCTCACGTTGACCGGCCCGGCAAAGCCGATCGGCGCACCGGTCGCCTCCTCCACCAGCGCCGCATCGGCGAGTTCGATCTGCTGTGCGCCCAGGAAGCGCTTCAGCTTGGCCTCATTCAATTCGTGGTCGCCCCGGACGAGTGCGGCGACCGCTTCCCCATCCGCGAGGAAGATCAAGGTCTTGATCAACTGATCGGGCCGGACCCCCAGAAAAGCGGTCACCTCCTCGACCGTCCGTTTGCCGGGGGTCGCAACCGCCTCCACCGCGGCCGGCGCCGCCGCAGGGGCGTCTTCAGCGGGCGGCAACACCTCGGCCCGTTCGAGGTTGGCGGCATAGTCGCACTGCGTGCAGCTCGCGATCACGTCCTCGCCGGTCTCGGCCAGCACCATGAACTCATGGCTATAACTGCCGCCGATGGTGCCGGTATCCGCCTCGACCGCCCTGAAGCGGAGCCCGCAGCGGGAAAAGATGCGCGTGTAGGTCTCGCGCATGATCTCGTAGCTCCGGTTGGCCCCGGCCTCGTCGCAGTCGAAACTGTAGGCGTCCTTCATGATGAATTCCCGGCCGCGCATCAGCCCGAACCGCGGACGGATCTCGTCCCGGAACTTGGTCTGGATCTGGTAGAAATTCACGGGCATCTGCCGGTAGGAGTGGATCTCCCTCCGGACCAGGTCCGTGATCACCTCTTCGTGGGTGGGGCCAAGGCATCCCTCACGGCCGTGCCGGTCCTTCAGGCGCAGGAGTTCGAGCCCGTAGTACTCCCACCGGCCGCTTTCCTGCCACAGTTCCGCCGGCTGGACGGTAGGCATCAGAAGTTCGATCGCCCCCGAGCGGTCCATCTCCTCCCGGACGATCCGCTCGACCTTGCGGATGGCCCGCAGCCCGAGCGGAAGGTAGGTGTAGACCCCGGAGGTCAATTTGCGGATCATGCCCGCCCGCAGCATCAGCTGGTGGCTGACGACCTCCGCATCGGCCGGGATCTCCTTGAAGGTGGGAATGAAATATTGCGAGAAACGCATAAACCGGTACCTGCCCTTTCTACAGATTGATGTCTACTGGGACGTCAGCTTTTGCACCTCATCCAGGAGGACCCTGGCCAGGTCCGCCTCCGGGACCTTCCGCACCACTTCGCCCTTCCGGAAAAGAATCCCCTGCCCGCGGCCCCCCGCGATCCCGACATCGGCCTCGCGCGCCTCCCCCGGCCCGTTCACGACGCAGCCCATGATCGCG harbors:
- the proS gene encoding prolyl-tRNA synthetase (Evidence 2a : Function from experimental evidences in other organisms; PubMedId : 1688424, 2203971, 9298646; Product type e : enzyme), with the protein product MRFSQYFIPTFKEIPADAEVVSHQLMLRAGMIRKLTSGVYTYLPLGLRAIRKVERIVREEMDRSGAIELLMPTVQPAELWQESGRWEYYGLELLRLKDRHGREGCLGPTHEEVITDLVRREIHSYRQMPVNFYQIQTKFRDEIRPRFGLMRGREFIMKDAYSFDCDEAGANRSYEIMRETYTRIFSRCGLRFRAVEADTGTIGGSYSHEFMVLAETGEDVIASCTQCDYAANLERAEVLPPAEDAPAAAPAAVEAVATPGKRTVEEVTAFLGVRPDQLIKTLIFLADGEAVAALVRGDHELNEAKLKRFLGAQQIELADAALVEEATGAPIGFAGPVNVRARIVADHAVMAMADAVTGGNQADLHLRHVQPSRDFKAAGVGDLRVITPEDPCPRCGGAIQFSRGIEVGHIFKLGIKYSRAMKALFLDENGQELPIIMGCYGIGVGRTVAAAIEQNHDADGIIFPVPIAPFEVTVLPLQMHDKDVVDAAERIYGELQAAGLDVLLDDRDERAGVKFKDADLIGSPVRVTIGARGIRNGEVEVRLRSAAESESVPVAEAVGLVRRKVAEGYDSVK